In a single window of the Candidatus Cloacimonadota bacterium genome:
- a CDS encoding sel1 repeat family protein translates to MKKLSLILVLLCVALSFIGCDLMENKKAKGEEYYQQGMKCIDDSLEKKDYARALKLFTKAAESGHAAGQYQLGKLYYFGDGTPQNDSEAFKWLSLAVEQGNADALRNLGYMYYEGRGVKKDYSKALELTRQAAERGNAVAQHNLGVSYRDALGVKKDMGEALIWFRKAASQNFASSQVNLGWCYENGEGVEKDIKEAAKWYQKAADQGDAYAQNAIAILYEEGKGLVQNQGEAIKYYRLAAEQGYSYAQNNLGICYENGQGVEKSNTEAYYWYLLAAAGGNEDGLNNRDRISETLGKEKREEIQAKASKWMEENPPKD, encoded by the coding sequence ATGAAAAAGTTAAGTTTGATTCTTGTTTTGCTGTGCGTTGCTCTTTCTTTCATCGGATGTGATTTGATGGAAAACAAGAAGGCCAAAGGCGAGGAATACTATCAGCAAGGCATGAAGTGTATTGACGATAGTCTCGAGAAGAAGGATTATGCGCGAGCTCTGAAATTGTTCACAAAAGCGGCTGAATCTGGTCACGCGGCAGGTCAGTATCAGCTTGGAAAACTCTATTATTTCGGGGATGGTACTCCTCAGAACGATAGTGAAGCCTTCAAGTGGTTAAGTTTAGCAGTTGAACAAGGAAACGCTGATGCACTGAGAAATTTAGGCTATATGTATTATGAAGGCCGTGGAGTAAAAAAAGACTACTCAAAAGCCTTGGAATTGACGCGCCAAGCTGCAGAAAGAGGTAATGCTGTTGCACAGCACAATCTGGGTGTCAGTTATCGTGATGCCCTTGGAGTAAAGAAAGATATGGGAGAAGCGCTGATTTGGTTCAGAAAAGCTGCCAGCCAAAATTTTGCAAGTTCCCAGGTTAATTTAGGCTGGTGTTATGAAAACGGCGAAGGAGTAGAAAAAGACATCAAAGAAGCAGCCAAGTGGTATCAAAAGGCAGCAGATCAAGGTGATGCCTATGCTCAGAATGCAATAGCAATTCTATATGAAGAAGGCAAAGGCTTGGTACAGAACCAAGGTGAGGCAATAAAGTATTATCGCCTTGCTGCGGAACAGGGATATTCTTACGCTCAAAACAACCTTGGAATCTGCTATGAAAACGGGCAGGGCGTGGAAAAAAGTAATACTGAGGCGTATTATTGGTATCTTTTGGCCGCTGCTGGGGGCAACGAAGATGGATTAAACAATAGAGATAGAATCAGCGAAACACTTGGTAAAGAAAAGCGAGAGGAGATCCAGGCAAAGGCCTCAAAGTGGATGGAGGAGAATCCTCCAAAGGACTGA